From the Kallotenue papyrolyticum genome, the window CGCGGTGCTGACCAGTGCTGATCGTCCATTTCTGGAGATCACAGGCAAAATGGCTGGCGGTGGCAGCGCTGCCGCCGTTGCCGATCACATAGATCGTGCGGCCGTAACGATGGGCCAGCAACAACGCATCGATGATCTCGTCAATCGGTTGGAGCGGAATGCTTGAGAGCAGCGATCCAACTTCATCGAGATAGGCGGTTATGCACTCGAACCGGCTCGCCATAGGTCGATCATCCTTCCTTCGCGGCTGATGCAGATCGCTCCGCTCAACGATGGCCCAGGCGCTGGAGTACGCCTGCGCGACGAGTGCGCGCGTCAGCGCGGTGTCGTTATGCCGAGCATAGGAGGACATGCTTTCATCCCGCTGTGCGCTCGCTAGCCCTTCCTTGCATTTGGCTATCTGTCCTTGTTGGCGACAACCAGCCGGCCGGTGGCGCCTGAAAAATGGTTCGTTTGACGTATTGACTTGGTACTTTGATCCTATACAATGGTGGTACTTGAGGGGCAGGCATTGCGCCTCTGTCAAAGCGGCCCTAAAACGCCCGTGTGGTTGGCCGCGTTTCCGCTTTATCGTCTCTGCCTGGTGGACGGGATGCGACATGTGTCGCGCAGAAGACGATCGACAGGCAGCCCAGCCTGTGGGGCGGGATCCGGTGATGAGATGGGGGCAACCATCGGGCGGTCGAGCGGAGCAACCCCGGCGTTGCAAGTCCTCCTCGCGGCATGCGCCCCGTTTGCGCTTCAGTGCAGGTGTGTCTTTCGGTCACGAACCGAACCAAGGGGAACGTCATGCTCGATCTGGCGCAGGTATCCATGGAAGACTCCGGATCGGCAAGGGAGTGGACGATTGAGCGCTTACAGGATGCCGTCGACACAGCCGGTCTGGTACTATGGGAGCTCGACCCCGCGACGCTGGGCTGTACCTTCGTGAGCAATGGTATTGAACGCCTGTCGGGATATTCCGCAGCGCTTTGGTTGTCGCATCCCCAGTTCTGGTTGAGCCGTATCCATGCTGCCGATAGGCAGACGTTGTTTGACGCATGCGCAGCGGCAGCGCGCCATGCAGCCAAGCAGAACGTTGTGCTGCGTCTGCTGACCGCGGATGAGTGCCTCCTCTGGATCTCCGTCATGCTGCACGTGGTGGTTGACGAAGCGGGTTGCTGCCGGCTGAGGGGCACCATGTGTGATATCAGTTCGTTGCCAGGCATTCTTCAAAGTGAGATGGAAGCGCTGCGGCACAACCATGGTCTGTTGGATGAGGCCGAGGCACTCCGTCGTTCGGATCGCTTCAAGTCGGAGTTTATCGCGCATATTTCTCACGAGCTCCGGACGCCGCTCCACCATATCAAAGGCTATGCTTCCACCCTGCTGCGTTCGCATGAGCAGTGCGATCCCGCGACGCTGCGCGACTATCTGCAGATCATTATCGAGGAAACCGATCAGTTAGAGCGCCTGGTCGTCGATATTCTCGATACCTCGCGCATCGAACGTCAGGCCTTGACGTTGGATATCGATAGCGTGCGTCTAGATGAGTTGGTGCGAAAAGTGCTACAGCGCTGGGCATTGACCAGCCATCACCATTTTGAACTGATCATGCCGTCGGATATGCCGCCCATACCGGCCGATCCCTACCGCATCGAGCAGGTGCTCAACAATCTTCTGTCCAATGTTGTGCGCTATACCCCTGAACGCACGCTGACAACAATCAGCCTGCAGACGAGTCGCAGCGAGGTGCAGCTCAGCGTACGCGATCGCGGCCCGGGCGTTGCGCCGGAGCATCTGCCCCACCTCTTCGAGCGTTTTTACCGGGCGCACACCGCTACCCGCTCCGGTGAGCGAGGCAGCGGCCTGGGTCTCTTCATCTGTAAAGAAATTATCGAGCAGCATGGTGGCACGATCTGGGCTGCCAACATGCCCGATGGCGGAATGCTCTTCTGCTTTCGTTTACCGCGGCGTCGTTCCGCCGCCTTGCAGCAGCAGGTGCCCACGCCGGGTGCCTGCGCCGAGCGCGCGCCCGTTGAATAGGCAGGTCCCGCAGGGACGCAGCCAGTTCGTGACAGCTCCCGTATTCGCAGGCCCGTACAAGCCGAGGGCTGAAGCCGGGTATCCATGTGTGAGTGCAGGGCGAAGCAGAGCGCTTCGTCTGCGAACGGCCGGGGGTCCGCCCTCGAAAGGACGCAACTATGATCGGTTTGGTCAAGCCCGGGCCACGCATTCGGCAGGGGACGATCCTGGTGGTGGAAGACGAGGTTCGTGCTCAACGTTTGTTGCGCCTCAATCTGGAACCGCTCGGGTATCGGGTGATCACAGCCAACCGGGCAGCCCTGGTCATGGAGTCGGTCGAGCAGTACATGCCCGACCTGGTGGTCCTGGATGTGCGTTTGCCCGACGGCAACGGGTTCGAAGTCTGCCAGGAGTTGCGCAGCATTTCCGATGTGCCGGTCATTTTTCTCAGCGCGCATGGGCAGGCCGCCGAACGCATTCGTGGCCTCGAACTGGGCGCCGATGATTACATCAACAAACCGTACGATCCCCTGGAACTGGCGGCGCGGATCGAGGCCGTCCTGCGGCGGAGCCAGGGGCGCGCGCCCGCCCTGGCGCGGATTTTCCGGTGTGGCCCGTTGTATATCGATATGGAGCAGCGCCTGGTGCTGCTGGATGGTGTTGAAATCCACCTTTCGCGCACGGAGTACCGGTTGCTGGAATACCTGGCGCTGAACGCCGGCCGTACGCTGGTCGCGGATGCGTTGCTTGCCAAAGTCTGGGGACCCGAATATGTTGGCGATTATGCCTCGCTACACCTGTATATCAGCCGCCTGCGTCGCAAACTGCATGAGGACGCTCACCAGCCGCGCCTGATCCTCACCAAACCCGGCATAGGCTATATGATGCCCAGCGATCCGAGATGAAGCGCTGGACTACCGGTAACTGCAAGCATTCTGCAAGCCCGGCGCAAGCGCTCCTTAGCCAGGTGTTAGGTGTGTCTGTCATGCTAGAACCGGCGACAGACACATCGGCCAGGTGCGCTGCTACGGTGGTGGATGCCAGCGTGTACCTGTGAGCCATCGCCTAGCAAGGCCGGCGAGCGCGCCGCGCTGTGCTTGATCGCTTGCTTATCGGGAGGGTCGGCCTATGGCCATTGTGCTGCTGCTCGATCGCGATCCGCTCCAGACGCGCGTGATCGGGCATAACCTCGAGTCGTTGGGCCACCATGTGCTCTGTGCCCAGCAGGAATGGGAGGGGTTGGTGGCCATTAATCGTGTGCATCCTGATCTGGTTGTGTTGGATTGCTCGTTGCCGCGCTGGCGCGAGCTCCTCAGGCTGCTGCGCAAGCTCCAGGGATGTCAGACAACGCCACTGTTGTTAATCGCGCCGCACTGTCCGCCCCGCTACTATCTGCGCAAGTTTACGGTTGGCGCCTGGCTGCACCGTCACTTCGCTGCCGAGGAGCTCGTCTGTGCCGTGCAAACCCTTTTGCTGCCCACGCCGTACGCATACGACGGGATGCGCTACCGCAACGCTGAGCGCAAGGACCGTGGGTGCTCATCCGCGTGTGGCGATCCCGGACGTGGAACAACACTGAGCTGAACGAGGGCACGATGATCATTTCGCGCACCCCCCTGCGGATCAGTTTTGCCGGCGGCGGCAGCGATCTGCCGATCTTTTACTGTGAAGAGCCGGGGGCGGTTGTCAGCACGGCGATCGACAAGTACATCTACATCACCGTCAACCGCAAGTTTGATCAACGCATCCGTGCCAGCTACGCGGTGACCGAGATTGTTGATCGCGTGGACGATCTGCGCCATGAGCTGATTCGCGAGGCGCTCCGGCTCGTGCGCATCGCCGGAGGCGTGGAAATCACCTCGATCTCGGATGTGCCCTCGCGTGGCAGCGGGCTTGGCTCGTCCAGCAGTTATACGGTTGGGCTGCTCAACGCGCTGTATGCATATCGCGGTCGCATGGCGAGCGCGACGCGCCTGGCACAGGAGGCCTGCCAGATCGAGCTGGCGCGCTGCGGCAAGCCGATCGGCAAACAGGATCAGTACATCGCGGCGTTTGGCGGGCTGCAGTACATCCAGTTCAATCCCGATGAGAGCGTCTTTGTTGATCCGATCATCTGCCGTCCCGCGACCAAACAGGCGCTTGGCAGGCGCCTGTTAATGCTGTACACCGGCATGACTCGCTCCGCTGGCGAGGTGCTGGCCGAGCAGCGCGCCAATGTGCAGCGCGATCACCGGCGGCGTGAACACCTGCGGGCTATGGTGCGGCTGGCGCAGGAGCTCCGTGCGGCCCTGAGTCGCGACGAGCTGGATGCATTGGGCGAGATCATGCACGAGGGGTGGATGCGCAAGCGCGAACTGGCGAGCCAGATCAGTAATGATCAGATCGACCGCTGGTACGAACGGGCACGCGCAGCGGGGGCGCGCGGTGGCAAACTGCTGGGCGCGGGTGGCGGCGGCTTTTTGTTGCTGGATGCTCCCCCGGAGCGGCATGCGGCGATCCAACACGCCTTGCCTGAGCTGCGGCCGGTGCCACTGCGTTGCGAGCCGCAGGGCAGCAAAATCATCTACGTCGAAGAAGAGGCGCTTTCTTTCTGAGGCGCATGGAGCAGCGCATGAGTCGCGACACTATCCGCCGGGTCATGGTCACAGGCGGCGCGGGCTTTATCGGGTCGCATAGCGTGGATGCTTTGCTGGAGCGCGGCTTCGAGGTAGCCGTGGTCGACAACTTCGCGCCCTATGCCGGTGGACGGCGTGAGTATGTGCCCGCCGGTGTCCAGCTCTATGAGGCCGATATCAG encodes:
- a CDS encoding PAS domain-containing sensor histidine kinase — translated: MLDLAQVSMEDSGSAREWTIERLQDAVDTAGLVLWELDPATLGCTFVSNGIERLSGYSAALWLSHPQFWLSRIHAADRQTLFDACAAAARHAAKQNVVLRLLTADECLLWISVMLHVVVDEAGCCRLRGTMCDISSLPGILQSEMEALRHNHGLLDEAEALRRSDRFKSEFIAHISHELRTPLHHIKGYASTLLRSHEQCDPATLRDYLQIIIEETDQLERLVVDILDTSRIERQALTLDIDSVRLDELVRKVLQRWALTSHHHFELIMPSDMPPIPADPYRIEQVLNNLLSNVVRYTPERTLTTISLQTSRSEVQLSVRDRGPGVAPEHLPHLFERFYRAHTATRSGERGSGLGLFICKEIIEQHGGTIWAANMPDGGMLFCFRLPRRRSAALQQQVPTPGACAERAPVE
- a CDS encoding response regulator transcription factor, whose product is MEDEVRAQRLLRLNLEPLGYRVITANRAALVMESVEQYMPDLVVLDVRLPDGNGFEVCQELRSISDVPVIFLSAHGQAAERIRGLELGADDYINKPYDPLELAARIEAVLRRSQGRAPALARIFRCGPLYIDMEQRLVLLDGVEIHLSRTEYRLLEYLALNAGRTLVADALLAKVWGPEYVGDYASLHLYISRLRRKLHEDAHQPRLILTKPGIGYMMPSDPR
- a CDS encoding response regulator, which encodes MAIVLLLDRDPLQTRVIGHNLESLGHHVLCAQQEWEGLVAINRVHPDLVVLDCSLPRWRELLRLLRKLQGCQTTPLLLIAPHCPPRYYLRKFTVGAWLHRHFAAEELVCAVQTLLLPTPYAYDGMRYRNAERKDRGCSSACGDPGRGTTLS
- a CDS encoding GHMP kinase — protein: MIISRTPLRISFAGGGSDLPIFYCEEPGAVVSTAIDKYIYITVNRKFDQRIRASYAVTEIVDRVDDLRHELIREALRLVRIAGGVEITSISDVPSRGSGLGSSSSYTVGLLNALYAYRGRMASATRLAQEACQIELARCGKPIGKQDQYIAAFGGLQYIQFNPDESVFVDPIICRPATKQALGRRLLMLYTGMTRSAGEVLAEQRANVQRDHRRREHLRAMVRLAQELRAALSRDELDALGEIMHEGWMRKRELASQISNDQIDRWYERARAAGARGGKLLGAGGGGFLLLDAPPERHAAIQHALPELRPVPLRCEPQGSKIIYVEEEALSF